In Engraulis encrasicolus isolate BLACKSEA-1 chromosome 2, IST_EnEncr_1.0, whole genome shotgun sequence, the sequence CAACTGGATGCAACAACAAAACTGTCCTCTGTCTTGGCAGGCCAACACAACCCCACCCAAACTAAACAAAGACGAGGCTAAGGGGCGCAATGCCCTCTTGGGTGACATCTGCAAAGGCACCCGGCTGAAGAAGGTGGCTGTCGTCAATGACCGGAGTGCCCCCATCATCGAGAGTAAGTCTTGCTATTACATGAGGCATTCTGCCGTCCTGCACTGCGTAAACACCACTGCTACAAGACGAAACGTCAGTGGCTGATCAGTAAGATCATGATTGAAGTAATACCTTTGCTCACCTAGCCACCTAAAAGCCTCTTTTTACTTTTTGGCTTTTCCATTAATCTCAGAAGTTGACACAAGTCACCGtttacttatttttatttttaaagtgcgtgcgggcacgtgtgtgtgtttgtgtgtgtttgtgtgtgtttgtgtgtgtgtgtgcgcgcgtgtgtgtgcgcatatgttttTTAAGAACACATATACTTGTGACAAACTGAGGGAAGACGCAATACTGGGTAAAGGAGCGGGGGAATATGATTGCAGCTGTTTCATGCCAATGTTATTGACGTTACCCGTCTGCTGCTGATGAACCCTGTGTAGAGCCCAAAGGGAGTACCGGGGGTGGGACCAGTGCCAGCCCAGGGGGCGTGTCAGGTGGTGGTCAGCCAGTAGGAGGCCTCTTCCAAGGGGGCGTGCCAAAACTGAGACCAGTCGGAGGCAAGTTCACACCACACCACGATCAAATCAAAATGATCAAATGCGGTCAAATTGATGCACATGCTCATTGCTAATGTTCCCGCTGGTTTAACTGCCTCTGAAAAAGCGAGAAGTCTGATTTCTCTGACTAGGCGAGTTACTAGTAGGgaagtgtgtgaatgtagctttaggTCAAGCTTGTGTTTGTTGGTCTTTACAAAAGTTTCTGTCATAGAAACTACTAGTAGATTGTCATTAATGGTACTGTTTAAGAACAGTCAGTAGTGTTTCAGATGGGAGTCTTCAAAGTTTTGCAAGCCTACTACGGTAATAACCGGCGTTCCTCTTTCCAGACGGTTCTGTGGGCCGCTCGGCGATGCAGCCCCCGGGCACTCGTCCCgcagccccccgcccccccacccgcCACGAGGACAGCGACAGCCCCTCCCACCAGCACTCCTCAGGCTCCTCCTCCCCCAGTGAGCCCTCTCGCGCCCCGCAGCGGCCCTCCCTCCCCGACCTCTCCCGCTCCGCAGGCTCCGgcagcccctcctcctcctccccctcaccctcctcctctggAGGGATGAAGCACAGCTGCTCCGCGCCGCCCCCTCCCCCGCCCGTCAACCGACGAGGCAACGCGCCGCCCCCGCCCAAAgcggccacctccacctcctcctccgcctcctctccctcctcctacaACCGGGAGAAgccactgccccccaccccccgcggcACCTCCCCCGCCACCGTGCGTGAGAACGCGCCTccgccccctccaccaccccccaccaagCCCCCTTCCTCCCCGATCAACAACCGACGCCCCCCCACAGGAGGctcgtcgtcctcctcttcctcctcctcctcttcctctctagctccccctcctcctccgtaCCGCGGTGGCGCGGTGTCCAATGGGCCCTCCAGCCCCGGTGGCGAGCCGGCGCCCGAGCTGCCCACGCGCCACAACTCGCTCAGCAAGAAGCCGTCCTCAGCCGGGCACACCCCGACCCGCGCccacgcacccccacccccaccctcgccCACGCCGCAGGGCGTACGCCCCCCGCCGCCCCAACGGGACCCGCCGGGCAGAGGAGCAGGTAGGAAAACATCCCCACACCACACAGCCAAACAATAGGTCAGTTGttctcttcctgtattctctctgacTTTGGCTTTAGCCGTACACTGTCTTCATACTGGTCTTATGCTGTTTTTGTGTTAGGAAGACAGTGTTATTTCTAGAATCATGTAGGCTTTCATTTGGCTTACTGCTGCCAAAGCCCAGTGTTGGCGTGTTTGGACatcaacgtttgtgtgtgtggttgtgtttaatTGTGAATGTGTAATGTTATTGcattttccctgtgtgtgtgtgtgtgtgtgtgtgtgtgtgtgtgtgtgtgtgtgtgtgtgtgtgtgtgtgtgtgtgtgtgtgtgtgtgtgcgcgtgtgcgtgtgtgtgcgtgcgcgcgtgcgtgcgtgtgcacatgtggatCTTTATGTGCGCACATAATTCCTGCGTGTGTGATGGTGCACACCCAACAGCTCCTCCTGTGCCGAGCCAGCCGTCGCGAAACGGCCGAGAAGCGCCCCCTCCTCCCCCGCCCCCCTACCGTACCGGGCACGGCAGCTCCTCCACTGACGCTCCTGGTAGGGGCaagcctccccctccccccacccccaccccccctggaccccctcctccccctccgccaACCCGAAACggacacaccacctccaccccccgctcctttgtaggtgagtgtgtgtcgtgtgctCACACCTCCTCCATCAttcatcatctcatctcatctcatctcatctcatttcatctgGGGCTCATTCATGTACTTCATAATACACCACATCCCCTCAATTTTACctctttgccctctctctccgTACTGTTC encodes:
- the wipf2b gene encoding WAS/WASL-interacting protein family member 2b, whose product is MPIPPPPPPPPGGPPPPPTFSQANTTPPKLNKDEAKGRNALLGDICKGTRLKKVAVVNDRSAPIIEKPKGSTGGGTSASPGGVSGGGQPVGGLFQGGVPKLRPVGDGSVGRSAMQPPGTRPAAPRPPTRHEDSDSPSHQHSSGSSSPSEPSRAPQRPSLPDLSRSAGSGSPSSSSPSPSSSGGMKHSCSAPPPPPPVNRRGNAPPPPKAATSTSSSASSPSSYNREKPLPPTPRGTSPATVRENAPPPPPPPPTKPPSSPINNRRPPTGGSSSSSSSSSSSSLAPPPPPYRGGAVSNGPSSPGGEPAPELPTRHNSLSKKPSSAGHTPTRAHAPPPPPSPTPQGVRPPPPQRDPPGRGAAPPVPSQPSRNGREAPPPPPPPYRTGHGSSSTDAPGRGKPPPPPTPTPPGPPPPPPPTRNGHTTSTPRSFVDDFESKYSFHPLDDFPPPDEYRHFTKIYPSKANRVMRGAPPLPPVGR